In Hydrogenovibrio thermophilus, the following are encoded in one genomic region:
- the gltB gene encoding glutamate synthase large subunit: MNSLNSLQGLYSPEFERENCGFGMIAQMDDKPSHWAVQTAIESLANMTHRGGVAADCCTGDGCGLLIKKPDSFLREEAKTLGMTLSENYACGMIFLNQDTDKAALAKKTLEDLLANKGLEVCGWRKVPVASDVLGEQAASMEPLIEQIFINAPADMSDADFNRLLFVARRKTEMAIEPNDPTFYIASLHSQLMSYKGLVMPRELPEFYLDLKQDRFESSLISYHQRFSTNTLPQWRLAQPFRFLAHNGELNTIKGNRNWALARQSKFETPLIPDLASLKPLVAQEGSDSNSLDNMLEVLMMGDMPVFQALRLLIPPAWQNMPHMDPDLKAFLEYNSMHMEPWDGPAGMVINTGKYAICGVDRNGLRPTRYVVTKDRHITFASEIGVYNYPAEDVVEKGRLKPGQVIAVDMEAGRLLKPEDIDNGLKNAKPYREWMDKGYMRLEERLDAEAHISDWDNDTADVYQKYYQISFEERDQVIRVLAESSQEAIGSMGDDAPLPVFSSKERSVFDYFRQMFAQVTNPPIDPLRENIVMSLNTCFGRELNMFDEGEEHARRLESQSPILSPSMMKQLIGLVDENYRNQRVSLHYNPEEKGLKQAIVDMCDEAVEAVKNGTALLILSDLDIEKGLITIPSAMATGAVHHRLITEGLRPEANIIVETGAARDPHHFAVLFGYGATAVYPYLAYETIQDMIRSKELDEKVGIDAYIKNYRKGVNKGLYKILSKMGISTITSYRGSQLFEAVGLSKEIVDLCFKGTPTRIEGTRFDNLEADLIKTAKNAFNPRKYLQAGGLLKYVHGGEYHAYNPDVVNYLRDAVQKGDQVAYNKFAKLVNERPAMTVRDLITFKDNLPSIDINEVEPIESIFKRFDSAGISLGALSPEAHEALAIAMNRIGARSNSGEGAEDPARYGTEKMSKIKQIASGRFGVTAHYLRNAEVLQIKVAQGAKPGEGGQLPGHKVDATIARLRHSVEGVTLISPPPHHDIYSIEDLAQLIFDLKQVNPNALVSVKLVAEPGVGTIAAGVAKAYADLITISGYDGGTGASPITSVKYAGNPFEMGLVEAHQVLRANDLRGQVILQADGGLKTGLDVVKAAILGAESFGFGTAPMIALGCKYLRICHLNTCAVGVATQDERLRKEHFIGLPEMVINYFRFVAEETREWLAKLGVARLEDLVGRVDLLKKIEQPLTDKQRNIDLTAIISDGGVDASKPQTVQVDRNNPWDDGHIAEEIVKEVLPAIESKSGGEFQFHLVNTARSIGARVAGEIAQRYGNHGMKDQPITLKLNGIAGQSFGVFNVDGLNLHLEGDANDYVGKGMAGGEIVIHPPENRAFDPHMTPIVGNTCLYGATGGKLFANGTGGERFAVRNSGAVAVVEGLGDHGCEYMTGGTVVSLGSVGVNFGAGMSGGMAFILDLDRTLPDRLNTEMVEAIRIDTESTEAYRIYLRDLLTEYVEKTGSEFGQEVLSDFSRYLHNFWLVKSRAIGVDKLLDLFANCGDGE, encoded by the coding sequence ATGAATTCACTCAACAGCTTACAAGGACTCTATTCACCCGAATTTGAACGAGAGAACTGCGGGTTTGGAATGATTGCCCAGATGGACGACAAACCAAGTCACTGGGCCGTTCAAACCGCCATCGAGTCCTTAGCCAACATGACACACCGCGGTGGCGTCGCTGCGGATTGCTGTACGGGAGACGGCTGTGGTCTATTGATCAAAAAACCGGATTCCTTCCTGCGTGAAGAAGCCAAGACGTTGGGGATGACGCTGTCTGAGAACTATGCGTGCGGGATGATTTTCCTGAATCAGGATACCGACAAGGCGGCCTTGGCGAAAAAGACTTTGGAAGACCTGCTGGCCAACAAAGGGCTTGAGGTTTGTGGTTGGCGTAAGGTACCGGTCGCATCTGATGTACTGGGGGAACAAGCCGCCAGTATGGAACCGTTGATCGAGCAGATCTTTATCAACGCCCCGGCCGACATGAGCGATGCCGACTTCAACCGTCTGCTGTTTGTCGCCCGCCGTAAAACCGAAATGGCCATCGAACCGAACGACCCGACCTTCTACATTGCCTCTTTGCACAGCCAGCTGATGTCTTATAAAGGCTTGGTCATGCCGAGAGAGCTGCCGGAATTTTACCTGGATTTGAAACAGGATCGTTTTGAATCCTCGTTGATTTCTTATCACCAACGTTTCTCCACCAATACGTTGCCACAATGGCGTCTGGCGCAGCCTTTCCGCTTTCTGGCGCACAATGGTGAATTGAACACCATCAAAGGGAACCGTAACTGGGCACTGGCACGTCAAAGCAAGTTCGAAACCCCATTAATCCCAGACCTGGCCAGTTTGAAACCATTGGTCGCTCAGGAAGGATCCGATTCCAACTCCTTGGATAACATGCTGGAAGTCCTAATGATGGGCGACATGCCTGTATTCCAGGCCCTGCGCCTGTTGATTCCACCGGCTTGGCAGAACATGCCGCACATGGACCCGGACCTGAAAGCCTTCCTGGAATACAACTCCATGCATATGGAACCGTGGGACGGTCCGGCCGGTATGGTTATCAACACCGGTAAATACGCCATCTGCGGCGTGGACCGTAACGGCTTGCGCCCAACGCGTTATGTCGTGACAAAAGACCGCCACATCACCTTTGCCTCCGAAATCGGGGTGTACAACTACCCGGCCGAAGACGTCGTCGAAAAAGGTCGCCTGAAGCCGGGGCAAGTGATTGCCGTGGATATGGAAGCCGGCCGCCTTCTGAAACCGGAAGACATCGACAACGGCTTGAAAAACGCCAAGCCATACCGTGAATGGATGGACAAAGGGTACATGCGCCTGGAAGAACGTTTGGATGCCGAAGCGCATATCTCCGACTGGGATAACGACACCGCCGACGTTTATCAGAAGTACTATCAAATCTCCTTTGAAGAACGCGACCAAGTCATCCGCGTCCTGGCCGAATCCAGTCAGGAAGCCATCGGCTCCATGGGCGACGATGCGCCGCTACCGGTGTTTTCAAGCAAAGAGCGTTCGGTATTCGACTACTTCCGTCAAATGTTCGCACAGGTCACCAACCCGCCGATCGATCCGTTGCGTGAAAACATCGTCATGTCTCTGAACACCTGTTTCGGCCGCGAGTTGAACATGTTCGACGAAGGCGAAGAACACGCACGCCGCTTGGAATCACAATCTCCGATTCTATCGCCATCCATGATGAAACAGTTGATCGGGCTGGTGGACGAAAATTATCGTAACCAACGTGTTTCACTGCACTACAATCCGGAAGAAAAAGGCCTGAAGCAAGCCATCGTCGACATGTGCGACGAAGCGGTCGAGGCCGTTAAAAACGGCACCGCCCTGCTAATTTTGAGCGACCTGGATATTGAGAAAGGTTTGATCACCATTCCATCGGCCATGGCGACCGGTGCCGTCCACCACCGCTTGATTACCGAAGGTTTGCGCCCAGAAGCCAATATCATTGTCGAAACCGGCGCCGCACGTGACCCACATCACTTCGCGGTCTTGTTCGGTTACGGTGCCACAGCCGTTTACCCTTACCTGGCGTATGAAACCATTCAGGACATGATTCGCAGTAAAGAACTGGACGAAAAAGTCGGCATTGACGCTTACATCAAAAACTACCGTAAAGGGGTGAATAAAGGTCTCTATAAAATTCTGTCCAAGATGGGGATTTCCACCATCACGTCTTACCGTGGTTCACAATTGTTTGAAGCCGTCGGGTTGAGTAAAGAGATTGTCGACTTGTGTTTTAAAGGCACTCCGACTCGCATTGAAGGGACACGCTTCGACAATTTGGAAGCCGACCTGATCAAAACCGCGAAAAACGCCTTTAACCCACGCAAATATTTGCAAGCCGGCGGCTTGTTGAAATACGTGCACGGTGGCGAATACCACGCCTATAACCCGGATGTGGTCAACTACCTGCGTGATGCTGTCCAGAAAGGCGACCAAGTGGCTTACAACAAATTTGCCAAGCTGGTCAATGAACGCCCGGCGATGACGGTTCGTGACCTGATTACCTTCAAGGACAATTTACCATCCATCGACATCAACGAAGTTGAGCCGATTGAATCGATTTTCAAACGCTTCGACTCGGCCGGTATTTCCCTTGGCGCCCTGTCTCCTGAAGCCCACGAAGCGCTGGCCATTGCCATGAACCGCATCGGCGCGCGCTCCAACTCTGGTGAAGGCGCCGAAGATCCGGCACGCTACGGCACCGAAAAAATGTCGAAAATCAAACAGATTGCGTCCGGGCGTTTCGGTGTCACCGCGCACTACTTGCGCAATGCCGAAGTCCTGCAAATCAAAGTCGCCCAAGGTGCGAAACCGGGTGAAGGCGGTCAGCTACCGGGCCACAAAGTGGATGCCACCATCGCTCGCCTGCGTCACTCGGTAGAAGGCGTGACCTTAATTTCACCGCCACCGCATCACGATATTTATTCGATTGAAGATTTGGCGCAACTGATTTTCGACTTGAAGCAAGTTAATCCAAACGCTCTGGTATCGGTCAAACTGGTGGCCGAACCAGGCGTCGGGACCATTGCAGCCGGTGTTGCCAAAGCCTATGCCGATTTGATTACTATTTCCGGTTACGACGGTGGGACCGGCGCCAGCCCGATTACCTCGGTGAAATACGCCGGTAACCCATTCGAAATGGGCTTGGTGGAAGCGCATCAGGTGCTGAGAGCCAACGATTTGCGTGGACAGGTCATTCTGCAAGCCGACGGCGGTCTGAAAACCGGCCTGGACGTTGTGAAAGCCGCCATCCTCGGGGCAGAATCGTTCGGCTTCGGGACCGCGCCAATGATCGCGCTGGGCTGTAAGTACCTGCGTATCTGCCACTTGAACACTTGTGCAGTGGGCGTTGCAACACAAGACGAGCGCTTGCGTAAAGAACACTTCATCGGCTTGCCGGAAATGGTCATCAACTACTTCCGCTTCGTGGCGGAAGAAACCCGCGAATGGCTGGCTAAATTGGGTGTAGCGCGCTTGGAAGACTTGGTCGGCCGCGTCGACCTGTTGAAGAAAATCGAACAACCGCTGACCGACAAGCAGCGCAACATTGACTTGACCGCCATCATTTCCGACGGCGGTGTCGATGCGAGCAAGCCGCAAACGGTACAAGTCGATCGTAACAACCCGTGGGATGACGGCCATATTGCCGAAGAGATCGTCAAGGAAGTCTTGCCGGCGATTGAAAGTAAGTCCGGTGGCGAATTCCAGTTCCATCTGGTGAACACCGCCCGTTCCATCGGCGCACGCGTTGCCGGTGAAATTGCCCAACGATACGGCAACCACGGTATGAAAGATCAACCGATTACCTTGAAATTGAACGGCATTGCCGGGCAATCCTTCGGGGTTTTCAACGTCGATGGTTTAAACCTGCACTTGGAGGGCGATGCCAACGACTACGTCGGTAAAGGCATGGCCGGCGGTGAAATCGTCATTCACCCACCGGAAAATCGTGCCTTTGACCCACATATGACGCCGATTGTCGGCAACACCTGTCTGTATGGCGCCACTGGCGGTAAGCTGTTCGCCAACGGTACCGGCGGTGAGCGTTTTGCCGTCCGTAACTCTGGCGCCGTCGCCGTTGTCGAAGGATTGGGGGATCATGGCTGTGAATACATGACCGGCGGAACCGTCGTCAGCTTGGGGTCGGTCGGTGTCAACTTCGGGGCTGGCATGTCCGGCGGCATGGCCTTCATCCTCGATCTGGATCGAACGCTACCGGATCGTCTGAACACCGAAATGGTTGAAGCAATTCGTATCGACACCGAATCCACCGAAGCGTATCGCATTTATCTGCGCGACCTTTTGACCGAGTACGTCGAAAAAACCGGCAGCGAGTTCGGCCAGGAAGTATTGAGTGACTTCAGCCGCTATCTGCATAACTTCTGGTTAGTCAAATCCAGAGCGATTGGTGTGGACAAACTATTGGATTTATTCGCCAACTGTGGTGATGGAGAGTAA